Proteins from a genomic interval of Mycobacterium conspicuum:
- a CDS encoding MPT63 family protein, protein MAFSRIASKTTAATVVLAAAGILAATPAFADPQVLPFGQMAEISSNGGTIDYTVSNLQPSGHNDGVWYSDVTAKGVSGNATPNIADFNARAANSSTFAVMKGNQTDGLPEGPLPLGNPVTGRLYFNVRNGTNPDSVVYRDAGGTDKVVWRTM, encoded by the coding sequence GTGGCATTCTCACGCATTGCATCGAAAACAACTGCTGCCACCGTAGTACTGGCGGCGGCTGGAATCCTGGCGGCGACACCGGCATTCGCCGATCCGCAAGTGCTGCCATTCGGCCAGATGGCCGAGATTTCAAGTAACGGCGGCACGATCGACTACACCGTGAGCAACCTACAGCCCAGCGGTCACAACGACGGCGTGTGGTACTCCGACGTCACGGCCAAAGGAGTTAGCGGCAACGCAACACCGAACATTGCCGACTTCAACGCTCGCGCCGCCAACAGCTCCACGTTCGCGGTGATGAAGGGCAACCAAACCGACGGCCTTCCTGAGGGGCCGCTCCCCTTGGGCAACCCTGTTACCGGACGGCTGTACTTCAACGTTCGCAATGGCACCAACCCCGACAGCGTTGTGTACCGCGACGCCGGAGGCACCGACAAGGTCGTCTGGAGGACGATGTAG
- a CDS encoding PfaD family polyunsaturated fatty acid/polyketide biosynthesis protein, with the protein MNEPATAAIEPRTESVASPVLGGWLPGTAPAAFAPQDIAHILQYVRHPIHVVREAATGHLGLAMGGRLVGAGESDIAIVGTLPPIYPEWLGDREFCEAHGTRFPYVTGAMANGIATPALVATMAEAGMLGFFGAGGLSYAAVEAGLADIQARLAGRTDVAWGANLIHSPNEVALETRVAELFIARDVRTVEASAFLKLTPAVVHYALSGLSTDPAGAIIRKNHVMAKVSRPEIARLFMEPAPAALVSALQESGKLTAREAELSRHVPLAEDITVEADSGGHTDNRPLQAILSELVLLRDKLAQQHNLNSRVRVGAGGGMSTPTSVAGAFAMGAAYVVTGSVNQACVESGLSPQAREMLAKAGVADVMMAPASDMFEMGVNLQVLKRGSMFGPRAKKLYEWYAGNPDLATVVGKHGAELEKILGKTVAEVWAETQQFWQERDPAVLELATRDPKYQMGLVFRWYLGLSSRWAIDGESDRVMDYQIWCGPSMGAFNGWVAGSFLEQPEHRNVDQVALNLLEGAAQISRAQQARTCGVPVPASAFRYVPRPLSL; encoded by the coding sequence GTGAATGAGCCAGCCACCGCGGCAATAGAGCCTCGCACCGAATCGGTGGCGAGCCCGGTTTTGGGTGGGTGGCTCCCGGGCACGGCGCCCGCGGCATTCGCACCGCAAGACATCGCGCACATCCTGCAATACGTGCGCCATCCGATTCACGTGGTCCGAGAGGCGGCAACCGGACATTTGGGGCTTGCCATGGGAGGACGCCTCGTCGGCGCCGGCGAGTCCGATATCGCAATCGTGGGGACGCTGCCGCCGATATACCCGGAGTGGTTGGGTGACCGTGAATTCTGCGAGGCACACGGGACTCGTTTTCCTTATGTCACCGGAGCCATGGCCAACGGCATCGCGACGCCCGCCCTGGTGGCGACGATGGCCGAGGCCGGGATGCTGGGCTTCTTCGGTGCGGGCGGGCTTTCGTATGCCGCCGTAGAGGCCGGCCTGGCCGACATTCAGGCGAGGTTGGCGGGCAGAACCGACGTCGCCTGGGGCGCAAACCTGATCCACTCCCCCAACGAAGTTGCGCTCGAGACCCGCGTCGCCGAGCTGTTCATCGCGAGAGATGTCCGCACCGTCGAGGCGTCGGCGTTCCTGAAACTCACCCCAGCCGTCGTGCACTACGCGTTGTCGGGCCTGTCGACCGATCCGGCCGGCGCGATCATCCGCAAGAACCACGTCATGGCGAAGGTCTCGCGCCCCGAGATCGCTCGCCTGTTTATGGAGCCGGCGCCCGCGGCCTTGGTCTCGGCGCTGCAAGAGTCCGGCAAGCTCACCGCTCGCGAGGCCGAACTTTCCCGACACGTGCCGTTGGCCGAGGACATCACCGTGGAGGCCGACAGCGGCGGGCACACCGACAACCGCCCGCTGCAGGCGATCCTCTCCGAACTCGTGCTGCTGCGCGACAAGCTGGCGCAACAGCACAACCTGAACAGCCGCGTGCGCGTCGGCGCCGGCGGCGGGATGAGTACGCCCACATCGGTCGCCGGCGCGTTCGCAATGGGGGCGGCCTATGTGGTGACGGGCTCGGTGAACCAAGCCTGCGTCGAGTCGGGGCTGTCACCGCAGGCACGCGAAATGCTGGCCAAGGCGGGGGTGGCGGACGTGATGATGGCCCCCGCTTCCGACATGTTCGAGATGGGCGTGAACCTGCAGGTGCTGAAGCGCGGCTCCATGTTCGGGCCGCGCGCGAAAAAGCTCTACGAGTGGTACGCCGGCAACCCGGACCTCGCCACCGTAGTAGGCAAGCACGGCGCGGAGCTGGAAAAAATTCTCGGCAAGACTGTCGCCGAGGTCTGGGCCGAGACGCAGCAGTTCTGGCAGGAGCGTGACCCAGCGGTGCTCGAACTCGCGACCCGGGACCCGAAGTACCAGATGGGACTGGTGTTCCGGTGGTACCTCGGCCTGTCGAGCCGCTGGGCGATCGACGGCGAATCCGATCGAGTCATGGACTACCAGATTTGGTGTGGTCCGTCGATGGGGGCCTTCAACGGTTGGGTGGCGGGCAGTTTCCTCGAGCAACCCGAGCACCGCAACGTCGACCAGGTGGCCCTGAATCTGCTCGAAGGCGCCGCTCAGATCAGCCGGGCCCAGCAGGCCCGCACGTGCGGTGTGCCCGTCCCGGCGAGCGCATTCCGCTACGTGCCTCGCCCGTTGTCCTTGTAG
- a CDS encoding N-acetylmuramic acid 6-phosphate etherase — protein MRGQAATASPGLDTLATEAARPNLDDLDARPIGEIVALLVAAEGEAHAAVVAAVPRIAEAAEAIAARLQRGGRLIYAGAGTPGRLGVLDAAECAPTFGTDAVRGVIAGGPAALTTAIEGAEDTFDPADLADLTAADALVGITASGRTPYVLGALEHARTAGALTVAIVNNAGSEASADVVIELLTGPEVLAGSTRLTAGTAQKVVLNALSTSVMIALGRAYGPRMVDVRVTNAKLRRRAVRIVRDAAGVDEHTATAALAAAGGHAKTAIVALLAGVDPAEAAVRLDRARGRVRDAL, from the coding sequence ATCCGCGGGCAAGCGGCTACCGCCTCGCCCGGGCTCGACACGCTCGCCACCGAGGCCGCCCGACCAAACCTGGACGACCTCGACGCCCGGCCCATCGGCGAGATCGTCGCCCTGCTGGTCGCCGCCGAGGGTGAGGCGCACGCCGCGGTGGTCGCCGCGGTCCCGCGGATCGCTGAAGCGGCCGAGGCGATCGCCGCGCGGCTGCAGCGCGGCGGGCGCCTGATCTACGCCGGCGCCGGCACGCCCGGGCGGCTCGGGGTGCTCGACGCGGCCGAGTGCGCGCCGACGTTCGGCACCGACGCGGTGCGCGGCGTCATCGCCGGGGGACCCGCGGCGCTGACCACGGCGATCGAGGGCGCCGAGGACACGTTCGACCCGGCGGATCTCGCCGACCTGACCGCGGCCGACGCGCTCGTCGGGATCACGGCGTCGGGCCGCACACCGTATGTGCTGGGGGCACTCGAGCACGCGCGCACGGCCGGCGCGCTCACCGTCGCCATCGTCAACAACGCGGGCAGCGAGGCGTCCGCCGACGTGGTCATCGAACTGCTGACCGGGCCCGAGGTGCTCGCCGGGTCCACGCGGCTGACCGCGGGCACCGCGCAAAAGGTGGTGCTCAACGCGCTCTCGACGAGCGTGATGATCGCCCTCGGCAGGGCCTACGGGCCGCGAATGGTCGACGTGCGCGTGACCAACGCCAAGCTGCGCCGGAGGGCGGTACGGATCGTTCGCGACGCGGCCGGCGTCGACGAGCACACGGCAACCGCCGCGCTCGCCGCCGCGGGCGGTCACGCCAAGACCGCGATCGTCGCGCTGCTCGCGGGAGTCGATCCCGCCGAGGCCGCGGTCCGGCTCGACCGAGCGCGGGGACGGGTGCGCGACGCGCTGTGA
- a CDS encoding putative bifunctional diguanylate cyclase/phosphodiesterase, which yields MSFGRRRLLCGLSAVVVATAGFNALGLWGVATAQRVQYVLEAIVCLGALLVGLMVVRRVTGLSRWWRVSLLAAIATFTVAEFLSRAARAENLGATASGPAVAGYFIGGLLFGGAMVLLVRAGHQHDARTWVRTRPGVITTVLDGLLATLAFCHLVYVARLGAMDGAALPRSTNTEVVWGIAAVELVVVVSAVLVAMWYPPYRPGRANYMLLAAAVITLASSDRLLAYLRSVGVTALDLGVGTGFVMAPLFITWSLLELPPRPRAHHDDLEQPTNWAQLTLPYVGFLGSTTLLTFHVLIGRRVDPIFVSTYLAMALLVATRYVVAMRVQRTLTEQLVDAKRRLAHQAHHDALTGLPNRLLLAQRLDEAIRDEPFVLIFVDIDDFKEVNDRFGHAAGDELLCAISERLAHCLRPADMLARIGGDEFAVLIPGGVEAPEIFADKLRVALRSPFSVHGTSLRVRASMGLVSPGGDGLAPTSDDLLRQADISMYTGKRLGKDTAVVYHPSSSVSEDFSAALRQADGRIPEGFRLKYQPVVSLPHGVPVAVEALARWTTPSGVQIPPQTFVSSAEANGMGAQFDAMVLDLACAEIQAAGLDLDIHINVGAARLGSVEFEEAIRRTLARHRLSPHRLVLEITETVPVVDLADGAAAIRRLTEVGIRVALDDFGAGYNSLTYLHELPVQIVKLDRGLAVGVEPGRNLTLYRSVVGLCDALGVDVIAEGIETAEQAETVFKAGCLSAQGHLFGAASALSEIAMSCRTRCAGMPMLRRRHDDTVPDTEAGLATTRRTEASPRL from the coding sequence TTGTCGTTTGGGAGACGACGCCTGCTTTGCGGGCTATCTGCCGTCGTCGTCGCGACGGCAGGGTTTAACGCGCTCGGGCTGTGGGGAGTGGCGACGGCGCAACGCGTGCAGTATGTCCTCGAGGCGATCGTTTGTCTGGGCGCATTGCTCGTCGGGCTCATGGTGGTGCGCCGGGTGACCGGCCTGTCGCGCTGGTGGCGGGTGTCGCTCCTCGCGGCGATCGCTACCTTTACTGTCGCGGAGTTTCTCTCGCGGGCCGCGCGCGCCGAGAACCTCGGAGCCACTGCGTCGGGGCCCGCCGTCGCCGGCTACTTTATCGGCGGACTCTTGTTCGGCGGGGCGATGGTGCTCCTTGTGCGCGCTGGCCATCAACACGATGCCAGGACCTGGGTGCGGACCCGGCCGGGCGTGATCACCACCGTCCTGGATGGCTTGCTGGCGACGTTGGCGTTTTGCCACTTGGTCTACGTCGCCCGCCTGGGCGCCATGGACGGCGCCGCACTGCCGCGGTCGACCAATACCGAAGTCGTCTGGGGCATCGCCGCTGTTGAGCTCGTCGTGGTGGTGAGCGCCGTTCTTGTTGCGATGTGGTACCCGCCCTATCGGCCGGGCCGGGCGAACTACATGCTGCTAGCGGCCGCGGTGATCACCCTTGCTTCCTCGGACAGGCTGCTGGCCTACCTCAGGAGCGTCGGCGTGACCGCGCTGGACCTGGGTGTCGGCACCGGGTTCGTCATGGCTCCGCTGTTCATCACGTGGAGCCTGCTCGAACTGCCACCGCGGCCCCGAGCCCACCACGACGACCTCGAACAGCCGACCAACTGGGCGCAGTTAACCCTGCCCTACGTGGGCTTTTTGGGCAGCACGACGCTGCTCACATTCCACGTGCTCATCGGCCGCAGGGTCGACCCGATCTTCGTCAGCACATATTTGGCAATGGCGTTGCTGGTCGCGACCCGCTACGTGGTGGCGATGCGCGTACAGCGGACGTTGACCGAACAGCTCGTCGACGCCAAACGCCGGCTGGCCCATCAGGCCCACCACGACGCGTTGACCGGCCTACCGAATCGACTGTTGTTGGCGCAGCGACTGGACGAAGCGATACGCGACGAGCCATTCGTCTTGATCTTCGTCGACATCGACGACTTCAAAGAGGTCAACGACAGATTCGGGCACGCTGCCGGCGACGAGTTGCTGTGCGCGATCAGCGAACGCCTAGCGCATTGCCTCAGACCTGCTGACATGCTGGCTCGCATCGGGGGAGACGAGTTCGCCGTCCTGATTCCCGGTGGTGTCGAGGCACCCGAGATATTCGCCGACAAGCTACGGGTGGCGCTGCGCAGTCCGTTCTCCGTACACGGAACTTCCCTGCGGGTGCGTGCCAGCATGGGCCTGGTCAGCCCGGGTGGTGACGGTCTGGCGCCGACGTCCGACGATCTGCTCAGGCAGGCCGACATCTCGATGTACACGGGGAAGCGGCTGGGCAAGGACACCGCCGTCGTCTACCACCCGTCGTCCAGCGTGTCGGAGGACTTTTCTGCGGCGCTGCGGCAAGCGGATGGGCGCATCCCGGAGGGCTTTCGGCTGAAGTATCAGCCCGTGGTTTCCCTCCCACACGGCGTCCCGGTCGCGGTGGAGGCGCTTGCCCGGTGGACGACGCCAAGCGGGGTACAGATTCCTCCCCAGACCTTCGTCTCCTCGGCTGAAGCGAATGGCATGGGAGCACAATTCGACGCCATGGTGCTGGATCTGGCCTGCGCGGAGATCCAGGCCGCGGGCCTCGATCTGGACATCCACATCAATGTTGGTGCCGCGCGACTTGGCAGCGTCGAATTCGAGGAGGCCATTCGCCGCACGCTGGCGCGACACCGGTTATCGCCGCACCGACTCGTCCTAGAAATCACCGAGACGGTTCCCGTTGTCGATCTCGCCGACGGCGCGGCCGCCATCAGACGCTTGACCGAAGTGGGCATCAGGGTGGCCCTGGACGACTTCGGCGCGGGCTACAACTCGCTGACCTACCTGCACGAGCTGCCCGTTCAAATCGTGAAGCTCGACCGTGGGCTCGCCGTGGGCGTCGAGCCGGGACGAAACCTGACGCTGTACCGATCGGTCGTCGGCTTGTGCGATGCGCTGGGCGTGGACGTGATCGCCGAGGGCATAGAAACCGCCGAGCAGGCCGAAACGGTGTTCAAGGCGGGATGCCTATCGGCGCAAGGCCACCTGTTCGGCGCAGCGTCCGCGCTATCCGAAATCGCCATGTCTTGCCGCACCAGGTGCGCGGGGATGCCGATGCTGCGCCGACGACACGATGACACGGTTCCGGACACGGAGGCTGGACTCGCCACCACGCGCCGAACCGAGGCAAGCCCGAGGTTATGA
- a CDS encoding FKBP-type peptidyl-prolyl cis-trans isomerase, with translation MVAATVLTLAASGTATAAGSCPTAAPPSGGTPDWTLPGTTGSVAVTGSTDTTAPLVNVTTPFSVTQTQVHTLHAGDGPVVPGTARVSVCYMGVNGRDGSVFDSSYARGAPVAFSLDGVVPGFQKAITGQKVGSTVAVAMTPADGYPDGQASAGIRPGDSLIFAIKILSASS, from the coding sequence ATTGTCGCGGCAACCGTTTTGACCCTCGCCGCCTCGGGCACGGCCACCGCGGCCGGCTCCTGCCCGACCGCAGCACCGCCGAGCGGCGGGACGCCTGACTGGACGCTGCCCGGTACCACCGGCAGCGTCGCGGTAACCGGATCCACGGATACCACCGCTCCGCTCGTGAACGTAACGACGCCGTTCAGCGTCACCCAGACCCAGGTGCACACGCTGCACGCCGGGGATGGCCCGGTGGTTCCGGGCACGGCCCGGGTTTCGGTCTGCTACATGGGCGTCAACGGGCGCGACGGGTCGGTATTCGACAGCAGCTATGCACGCGGCGCCCCGGTTGCGTTCTCGCTTGACGGAGTCGTGCCGGGCTTCCAAAAGGCCATCACCGGGCAAAAGGTCGGGTCGACGGTGGCCGTGGCGATGACCCCCGCCGACGGCTACCCCGACGGTCAGGCCAGCGCGGGAATCCGGCCGGGCGACTCCCTCATCTTCGCGATCAAGATCCTCAGCGCCTCGAGCTGA
- a CDS encoding class I SAM-dependent methyltransferase has product MLDWDHNAYYHRLLLRQLPSRCERVLDVGCGAGSFAAKLAQRSIHVDAVDRSPAMIEQARHCAPANVNCVVADVLADELPGRDYDAIVSVTALHHMPLRDALRALSAALRPGGILAAIALPRSDLRRELPIEVAASVAHRFFGLVFFAARRLGNGNGFAKDADRSIMPVVLDPPLTTREVAEAASALLPDVRVRRLLFWRYLLTWQKPASKPL; this is encoded by the coding sequence GTGCTCGATTGGGATCACAACGCGTACTACCACCGGTTGTTGCTCCGGCAGTTGCCGTCGCGCTGCGAACGCGTACTGGATGTCGGATGCGGCGCTGGATCATTCGCGGCCAAGCTCGCACAGCGAAGCATCCACGTCGACGCCGTCGATCGCTCGCCCGCGATGATCGAACAGGCGCGGCATTGCGCACCGGCGAACGTCAACTGCGTGGTTGCCGACGTCCTGGCCGACGAGCTGCCCGGCCGGGACTACGACGCGATCGTCTCGGTCACGGCGCTGCACCACATGCCGCTGCGGGACGCGCTCCGAGCGCTGTCGGCCGCGCTGCGACCGGGTGGCATACTCGCGGCCATTGCGTTGCCCCGCTCGGACCTGCGCCGAGAACTTCCGATCGAGGTCGCCGCTTCGGTGGCGCATCGTTTCTTCGGCTTGGTGTTTTTCGCGGCGCGAAGGTTGGGTAACGGCAATGGCTTCGCGAAAGACGCGGATCGTTCCATCATGCCCGTCGTGTTGGACCCGCCATTGACAACCCGCGAAGTCGCCGAAGCCGCGAGCGCGCTCCTCCCCGACGTTCGTGTCCGACGGCTACTCTTCTGGCGGTACCTGCTGACCTGGCAGAAGCCGGCCTCAAAACCTTTATGA
- a CDS encoding maleylpyruvate isomerase family mycothiol-dependent enzyme, with protein MYADVGEFHLAVCRRFGDAVQSADGKWDRLSPCASWDARAVVEHVIGFHDVLLLRPLGLKPERPRDDPQRRWELTFHALHDALGREGLFERVVQVPAVGTNQATTLDARKLVPSLTRDVLVHTWDLARAVGADDRLDPGWCAVFVNDLPAEPTALSASGMFAAPVAVDDGADVQSKLLARLGRDPSWRGE; from the coding sequence ATGTATGCAGATGTGGGCGAGTTCCACTTGGCGGTGTGCCGCCGGTTCGGCGACGCCGTTCAATCGGCGGACGGCAAATGGGATCGTTTGTCACCCTGCGCTTCCTGGGACGCGCGGGCCGTCGTGGAGCACGTGATCGGCTTTCATGACGTGCTTCTGTTGCGGCCCCTCGGGCTGAAGCCGGAGCGTCCCCGCGACGATCCACAGCGCCGTTGGGAGTTGACTTTCCACGCGCTGCACGACGCGCTGGGCCGGGAAGGCTTGTTCGAGCGTGTCGTGCAAGTGCCGGCGGTGGGGACGAATCAGGCGACGACGCTGGATGCCCGAAAACTGGTGCCAAGCCTTACCCGAGACGTGTTGGTGCACACCTGGGATTTGGCCCGCGCGGTGGGGGCAGATGACCGGTTGGATCCTGGATGGTGTGCGGTTTTCGTCAATGATCTGCCGGCCGAGCCGACCGCGCTGAGCGCGTCGGGGATGTTCGCGGCTCCGGTTGCCGTTGACGACGGGGCCGACGTGCAGTCGAAGCTTTTGGCCCGCCTCGGCCGCGACCCGTCATGGCGAGGGGAGTGA
- a CDS encoding alpha/beta fold hydrolase, with product MKKAIAVGGGVTVVAAGLAVAGRAMAGRADPWQARVVAAGCTAKTARIGEVDLGYAEGPDNGPPLLLLHAQHMDRHSYSRVLPALVKRFHVFAVDYPAHGITVVPEGYPMTANRIGADLAAFVETTIGMPAYVTGNSSGGLLTAWLAANRPDLVRAIVLEDPPLFAAEYPRIKTTIVDRSFATCADAARDGVDDFLPYWIRSNRAFFAEHVAPGAAFLLAQVVKVYRAARPGQPVDIGLLPNDTVRLFVRGMDQYDPRFGAAFHDGTWNAGFDHAEALAKISCPALLLHANFDFLPDGTLNGAMTQEDADRAVALLANGTYRRVDATHVVHLDKPELFIDILQVFFLGSL from the coding sequence GTGAAGAAAGCCATCGCGGTCGGCGGCGGTGTGACGGTCGTGGCCGCCGGGCTCGCGGTCGCGGGTCGCGCCATGGCCGGGCGCGCCGATCCATGGCAGGCGCGAGTGGTCGCGGCCGGGTGCACGGCGAAGACCGCGCGGATCGGCGAGGTGGATCTCGGCTACGCGGAGGGGCCAGACAACGGACCCCCGCTGCTGTTGTTGCATGCCCAGCACATGGACCGGCACAGCTACAGCCGGGTGTTGCCCGCTCTGGTCAAGCGCTTCCACGTCTTCGCTGTCGACTACCCCGCCCACGGCATAACCGTTGTGCCCGAGGGATATCCGATGACGGCGAACCGGATTGGAGCGGATTTGGCGGCCTTCGTCGAGACCACGATAGGCATGCCCGCGTACGTAACCGGCAACTCGTCCGGCGGGCTGCTCACCGCGTGGCTGGCCGCAAACCGTCCGGATTTGGTGCGCGCGATCGTGCTGGAGGATCCGCCGTTGTTCGCCGCGGAGTATCCACGCATCAAGACGACGATCGTCGACCGATCGTTCGCCACCTGTGCGGACGCCGCCCGGGATGGCGTCGACGACTTCCTGCCCTACTGGATCCGCAGCAACCGCGCCTTTTTCGCCGAGCATGTTGCCCCGGGAGCGGCCTTCCTGCTGGCCCAGGTCGTGAAGGTCTACCGTGCGGCACGCCCCGGCCAACCCGTGGACATCGGGTTGCTGCCAAACGACACGGTGCGACTGTTCGTGCGCGGCATGGATCAATACGACCCGCGGTTCGGCGCCGCGTTCCACGACGGCACCTGGAACGCCGGCTTCGATCACGCCGAGGCGCTCGCCAAGATCAGCTGCCCGGCGCTTCTGTTGCACGCCAATTTCGATTTCCTGCCCGACGGCACACTCAATGGCGCGATGACTCAAGAAGACGCCGACAGGGCGGTCGCACTGCTCGCCAACGGGACCTATCGCAGGGTCGACGCCACCCACGTCGTGCATCTCGACAAGCCCGAGCTTTTCATCGATATCCTCCAGGTCTTCTTCCTGGGCTCTCTGTAA